The Saccharopolyspora gloriosae genome has a segment encoding these proteins:
- a CDS encoding IS481 family transposase produces MCHRNAPLTETGRLRLARCVVDDRWPLRRAAERFQVSPSTAQRWADRYRTEGEAGMADRSSRPHHSPRRTPSRTERRIIKVRVIRRWGPARIAFLLGLNPATVHRVLGRYRLARLAHLDRATGRVIRRYEYPQPGGLVHVDIKKVGNVPDGGGSKVLGRQAGSHNSQATVTDRRRAGGKKPAIGYSYLHNAVDDHSRLAYTEILPDETRETAAAFWQRAHTFFTDAGITVLRVLTDNGSCYRSHLWTATLTAAGITHLRTRPYRPQTNGKVERYNRTLLDEWAYAQLYLSDTERRNALPHWLHTYNHHRGHTALGGHPPASRVPNLTRHNSYPTTKAKRPAQPPEGSAK; encoded by the coding sequence GTGTGTCACCGTAACGCTCCGTTGACTGAGACGGGCAGGCTGCGTCTGGCTCGGTGTGTCGTGGACGATCGCTGGCCGTTGCGGCGTGCGGCTGAGCGTTTCCAAGTCTCGCCCAGCACCGCGCAACGGTGGGCGGATCGGTATCGCACCGAGGGCGAGGCGGGGATGGCAGACCGGTCCTCGCGTCCGCATCACAGTCCGCGGCGCACTCCGTCGCGCACCGAGCGGCGGATCATCAAGGTCCGGGTGATCCGCCGGTGGGGGCCGGCACGGATCGCGTTTTTGCTGGGCTTGAACCCGGCTACCGTGCACCGGGTCTTGGGCCGCTACAGGCTGGCCCGGCTCGCACACCTGGACCGGGCCACCGGGCGGGTGATCCGCCGCTACGAGTACCCGCAGCCCGGCGGCCTCGTCCACGTCGACATCAAGAAAGTCGGCAACGTCCCCGACGGCGGCGGCAGCAAAGTCCTCGGCCGCCAGGCCGGCAGCCACAACAGCCAGGCCACCGTCACCGACCGCCGCCGCGCCGGCGGGAAGAAACCCGCCATCGGCTACAGCTACCTGCACAACGCCGTCGATGACCACTCGCGGCTTGCCTACACCGAAATCCTTCCCGACGAGACACGCGAAACCGCCGCCGCGTTCTGGCAACGAGCACACACATTCTTCACCGATGCCGGGATCACCGTGCTCCGAGTACTGACCGACAACGGCTCCTGCTACCGCTCCCACCTCTGGACCGCCACACTCACCGCCGCCGGCATCACACACCTCCGCACCCGCCCCTACCGACCCCAAACCAACGGCAAAGTCGAACGCTACAACCGCACCCTGCTCGACGAATGGGCCTACGCCCAGCTCTACCTCTCCGACACCGAACGCCGAAACGCCCTCCCACACTGGCTCCACACCTACAATCACCACCGCGGCCACACCGCACTCGGCGGCCACCCACCCGCCAGCCGCGTCCCCAACCTCACAAGACACAACAGCTACCCGACCACCAAAGCAAAAAGACCCGCTCAACCCCCAGAAGGATCGGCCAAGTAA
- a CDS encoding NUDIX hydrolase: MTAQHEPEQPMTTSRPVTVHAAGAVLWRPRADGTPEVAVVHRPRYDDWSLPKGKLDPGETSAHAAAREVLEETGFGCVLAGFLSRVSYEVPGADGDTGKQVDYFTARAGDGHFEVNDEVDELVWTALPKARELLSYPQDRHVLDEFTALPDDPVTLLLVRHAKAGKRSDFDDDDTRRPLSGAGRRQRDALSSWLPLFGPERVYAAPRIRCAQTVEPVAADLGIEVAPEPLLSEEGYQADPDAAVHRLLRIAAGSGTAVVCSQGGVIPDLVTRLVESAALHPAEPGEAVGDTATVGEAVSGDVVSAKGSVWTLRFSRDAHTGNGSGPLLRLVSATYLADPSGG, from the coding sequence ATGACCGCTCAGCACGAACCGGAACAGCCGATGACGACGAGCCGGCCGGTGACGGTCCACGCCGCGGGCGCCGTGTTGTGGCGCCCGCGTGCCGACGGGACGCCCGAGGTGGCCGTGGTGCACCGGCCGCGGTACGACGATTGGTCGCTGCCGAAGGGAAAGCTCGATCCGGGTGAGACCTCCGCGCACGCCGCGGCGCGAGAAGTGCTGGAGGAGACCGGGTTCGGCTGCGTGCTCGCCGGTTTCCTGAGCCGGGTCAGCTACGAGGTGCCGGGAGCCGACGGCGACACCGGCAAGCAGGTGGACTACTTCACGGCCCGCGCGGGCGACGGCCACTTCGAGGTCAACGACGAGGTCGACGAACTCGTGTGGACGGCGCTGCCGAAGGCGCGGGAACTGCTGAGCTACCCCCAGGACCGGCACGTGCTGGACGAGTTCACGGCGCTGCCCGACGATCCGGTGACGCTGCTGCTGGTTCGGCACGCGAAGGCCGGGAAACGATCGGACTTCGACGACGACGACACCCGGCGCCCGCTGTCCGGAGCGGGCCGCAGGCAACGCGACGCGCTGAGCTCCTGGCTGCCGCTGTTCGGCCCGGAACGGGTGTACGCGGCCCCGCGGATTCGCTGCGCGCAGACGGTGGAGCCGGTGGCGGCGGACCTGGGCATCGAGGTCGCCCCGGAGCCGCTGCTGTCCGAAGAGGGCTACCAGGCCGATCCGGACGCGGCCGTGCACCGGTTGCTGCGGATCGCCGCGGGCTCGGGCACCGCGGTCGTGTGCAGCCAAGGCGGCGTGATCCCGGACCTGGTGACTCGCCTGGTGGAGTCCGCCGCGCTGCACCCGGCCGAGCCGGGCGAGGCAGTGGGCGACACGGCCACGGTGGGCGAGGCCGTCAGCGGCGACGTGGTCAGCGCCAAGGGAAGCGTGTGGACGCTGCGCTTCAGCCGCGACGCCCACACCGGCAACGGCTCCGGCCCGCTCCTACGCCTCGTATCGGCCACTTACTTGGCCGATCCTTCTGGGGGTTGA
- a CDS encoding RNA degradosome polyphosphate kinase, which yields MPAVPPAVTRAAASTDLPDNRYLNRELSWLDFNARVLAVAEDPSQPVLERAKFLAIFASNLDEFYMVRVAGLKRREETGLSVRSADGLTPHEQLARIAARNQDLTEKLGRTFLDELVPELEANGIQIMRWEQLDGPERGVLGRYFDDHIFPVLTPLAVDPAHPFPYISGLSLNLAVTVSDPEEGLRRFARVKVPDNVPRLIRVEADRENERATFLPLEELIAAHLDKLFPGMDISDHHIFRVTRNADLEVEEDRDEDLLQAMERELARRRFGPPVRLEVTDTMSETMLELLLRELEVDAHDVVEVPGLLDLSCLFQLDKLQRPDLKNPPFVPATHPAFAEGQTPKSIFATLREGDVLVHHPYDAFSTSVQRFIEQAAADPHVLAIKQTLYRTSGDSPIVNALIDAAEAGKQVVALVELKARFDEQANIQWARTLERSGVHVVYGLVGLKTHCKTALVVRQEGATIRRYCHLGTGNYNPKTARTYEDLGLLTAAPEVGADLTDLFNVLTGYARHGTYRRILVSPYGIRLGIVERIEAEAERARAGQPCGIRMKVNSLVDEQIIDALYRASLAGVPIRIVVRGICALQAGVEGLSENIEVRSILGRFLEHSRVFHFVGIDERWIGSADMMHRNLDRRIEAQVRVVDPKLTEQLDAMLDSALHPSTRCWVLNAKGDWEASPRSGEQVRDHQAEMLRQHGAKVS from the coding sequence GTGCCCGCCGTGCCGCCGGCGGTGACCCGCGCCGCCGCCAGCACCGACCTGCCCGACAACCGCTACCTCAACCGCGAGCTGTCCTGGCTGGACTTCAACGCCCGCGTGCTCGCGGTCGCCGAGGACCCCTCGCAGCCGGTCCTGGAACGCGCCAAGTTCCTGGCGATCTTCGCCTCCAACCTGGACGAGTTCTACATGGTCCGCGTCGCGGGCCTGAAGCGCCGCGAGGAGACCGGGCTGTCGGTGCGCAGCGCCGACGGGCTCACCCCGCACGAGCAGCTCGCCCGCATCGCGGCCCGCAATCAGGACCTCACCGAGAAACTGGGCCGCACCTTCCTCGACGAGCTGGTTCCGGAGCTGGAGGCCAACGGCATCCAGATCATGCGCTGGGAACAGCTCGACGGACCCGAGCGGGGAGTGCTGGGCCGCTACTTCGATGACCACATCTTCCCGGTGCTCACACCGCTGGCGGTCGACCCCGCGCACCCGTTCCCGTACATCTCGGGGTTGTCGCTGAACCTCGCGGTCACCGTCAGCGACCCGGAGGAGGGCCTGCGCCGGTTCGCCCGCGTGAAAGTCCCCGACAACGTGCCGCGGCTGATCCGCGTGGAAGCCGATCGGGAGAACGAGCGGGCGACGTTCCTGCCGCTGGAAGAACTCATCGCCGCGCACCTGGACAAGTTGTTCCCCGGCATGGACATCAGCGACCACCACATCTTCCGGGTCACCCGCAACGCGGACCTCGAAGTGGAGGAGGACCGCGACGAGGACCTGCTGCAAGCCATGGAGCGGGAACTGGCGCGGCGCCGGTTCGGCCCGCCGGTGCGCCTGGAAGTCACCGACACGATGAGCGAGACGATGCTCGAACTCCTGCTGCGGGAGCTCGAAGTCGACGCGCACGACGTGGTCGAGGTGCCGGGGCTGCTGGACCTGTCCTGCCTGTTCCAGTTGGACAAGCTGCAACGCCCGGACCTGAAGAACCCGCCGTTCGTGCCCGCCACGCACCCGGCGTTCGCGGAGGGCCAGACGCCGAAGAGCATCTTCGCGACGCTGCGCGAAGGCGACGTGCTGGTGCACCACCCGTACGACGCGTTCTCCACGTCGGTGCAGCGGTTCATCGAGCAAGCCGCCGCCGACCCGCACGTGCTGGCCATCAAGCAAACGCTGTACCGCACCTCCGGCGACTCGCCGATCGTGAACGCGCTGATCGACGCCGCCGAAGCGGGCAAGCAGGTGGTGGCGCTGGTCGAGCTGAAGGCCCGCTTCGACGAGCAGGCCAACATCCAGTGGGCGCGCACCCTGGAACGTTCCGGCGTGCACGTGGTTTACGGCCTGGTAGGCCTGAAAACGCACTGCAAGACGGCACTGGTGGTGCGCCAGGAAGGCGCCACGATCCGCCGTTACTGCCACCTGGGCACCGGTAACTACAACCCGAAGACGGCCCGCACCTACGAGGACTTGGGTCTGCTGACGGCCGCCCCCGAAGTGGGCGCGGACCTCACCGACCTGTTCAACGTGCTCACCGGCTACGCCCGGCACGGCACGTACCGGCGGATCCTGGTGTCGCCGTACGGCATCCGGCTCGGCATCGTGGAACGCATCGAAGCGGAGGCCGAGCGCGCCCGCGCCGGGCAGCCGTGCGGAATCCGGATGAAGGTCAACTCGCTGGTCGACGAGCAGATCATCGACGCGCTGTACCGGGCTTCGCTGGCGGGCGTGCCGATCCGGATCGTGGTGCGCGGCATCTGCGCGCTGCAGGCCGGGGTCGAGGGCCTCAGCGAGAACATCGAAGTGCGGTCGATCCTGGGCCGTTTCCTGGAGCACTCGCGGGTGTTCCACTTCGTCGGCATCGACGAACGCTGGATCGGCAGCGCGGACATGATGCACCGCAACCTGGATCGCCGTATCGAGGCGCAGGTGCGGGTGGTCGACCCGAAGCTGACCGAGCAGCTGGACGCGATGCTGGATTCGGCGCTGCACCCGTCGACGCGCTGCTGGGTGCTCAACGCCAAGGGCGACTGGGAGGCCTCGCCGCGCAGCGGTGAGCAGGTTCGCGACCACCAGGCGGAAATGTTGCGCCAGCACGGGGCGAAGGTGTCATGA
- the cofC gene encoding 2-phospho-L-lactate guanylyltransferase, which translates to MSVGVSLLVPIKPLHLAKSRLRGDRPAAQHADLVSAVAHDTVDAARRTPGVRAVLVVTSDPRLAESFAADGVEVVPDDPGAGLNPALEHGERVLRSRGTARIGALQADLPALRPVELAAALVQAGPDRAFSADHLGTGTTLLLAGVGGALTPRFGPGSAAAHASSGARTLDGGWESLRCDVDTAADLRRATGIGLGERTMAWLAGAAGKPR; encoded by the coding sequence ATGAGCGTCGGAGTGTCCTTGCTGGTACCGATCAAGCCGCTGCACCTGGCGAAGTCCCGGTTGCGCGGCGATCGGCCGGCCGCGCAGCACGCGGATCTGGTGAGCGCGGTCGCGCACGACACGGTGGACGCCGCACGGCGCACTCCGGGGGTGCGGGCGGTGCTGGTGGTGACCTCCGATCCGCGGCTGGCGGAGTCGTTCGCCGCCGACGGCGTGGAGGTCGTGCCCGACGATCCGGGGGCGGGGCTCAATCCGGCGTTGGAGCACGGGGAGCGGGTGCTGCGCTCGCGCGGCACGGCCCGGATCGGGGCATTGCAAGCGGATCTTCCGGCGCTGCGCCCCGTGGAACTGGCGGCGGCGCTGGTCCAGGCCGGGCCGGATCGGGCGTTCAGCGCGGATCACCTGGGAACGGGAACGACGCTGCTGCTGGCAGGCGTGGGCGGCGCGCTCACGCCCCGGTTCGGGCCGGGTTCGGCCGCGGCGCACGCGTCCTCCGGGGCTCGGACGTTGGACGGCGGCTGGGAGTCGTTGCGCTGCGATGTGGACACTGCGGCGGATCTGCGCCGGGCGACCGGCATCGGGCTCGGTGAGCGCACCATGGCGTGGCTGGCGGGTGCCGCCGGGAAACCGCGCTGA
- a CDS encoding 1-acyl-sn-glycerol-3-phosphate acyltransferase, protein MAEPASLKRPRKRTKERPPTLMGRFWLRLAAIVFYPATSLLSRVRVHGLANIPATGPAILVLNHISHLDPVYDAVTVHRAARIPRFMAKSTLWNVPVLRNVLIGVEQIPVFRRTADARKSLESAHDALEVGKVVILYPDGTVTKDPEGWPMIPKPGVARLALEHDVPILPAARWGTRDIYDHYAKKFRPFPRKTVHVRIGEPLDLSEFHGKSADAHTLRAISEAAMNRVRELLSEIREQQPPEEFYSPARSQQTRSDDDGA, encoded by the coding sequence GTGGCGGAACCGGCAAGCCTCAAGCGGCCGCGCAAGCGGACCAAGGAACGGCCTCCGACGCTGATGGGGCGGTTCTGGCTGCGGCTGGCGGCGATCGTGTTCTACCCGGCGACCTCACTGCTGTCCCGCGTTCGGGTGCACGGGTTGGCGAACATTCCGGCCACCGGCCCGGCGATCCTGGTCCTCAACCACATCTCGCACCTGGACCCGGTGTACGACGCGGTCACCGTGCACCGTGCGGCGCGGATCCCGCGGTTCATGGCCAAGAGCACGCTGTGGAACGTGCCGGTGCTGCGCAACGTGCTCATCGGAGTCGAACAGATCCCCGTGTTCCGGCGGACCGCCGACGCGCGCAAGAGCCTGGAATCGGCGCACGACGCGCTCGAAGTGGGCAAGGTCGTGATCCTCTACCCGGACGGGACGGTCACCAAGGACCCCGAGGGCTGGCCGATGATCCCGAAGCCCGGCGTGGCCCGGCTCGCCCTGGAGCACGACGTCCCGATCCTGCCCGCCGCCCGCTGGGGCACCCGCGACATCTACGACCACTACGCGAAGAAGTTCCGACCTTTCCCGCGGAAAACGGTCCACGTGCGGATCGGTGAGCCGCTGGACCTGTCCGAATTCCACGGCAAGTCCGCTGACGCCCACACGCTGCGCGCCATCAGCGAGGCCGCGATGAACCGAGTCCGCGAACTGCTCAGCGAGATCCGCGAGCAGCAGCCGCCGGAAGAGTTCTACTCACCGGCCCGCAGCCAGCAGACCCGGAGCGACGATGACGGGGCCTGA
- a CDS encoding NAD(P)H-dependent glycerol-3-phosphate dehydrogenase gives MTGPEPAAPKITVLGAGSWGTTFAKVLADAGSDVTLWARRAEVAERINTEHHNPGYVPGVALPAALRATDDAAEAMHGAEAVVLAVPSQTLRENLAGWQPLLPPDATLVSLAKGVELSTLKRMSEVVAEVADVPMDQVAVVSGPNLAMEIATEQPTATVVACTDHDRAVALQAACSTGYFRPYTNTDLVGIELAGACKNVMALACGMAAGLGYGQNTMSSLITRGLAETTRLGAALGAEPMTFAGLAGLGDLVATCTSPLSRNRTFGERLGRGETLAQAQDATNGQVAEGVKSCSSIRELAARHGVEVPITEVVHQVCHEGLGPVPGAAMLLGREPKPE, from the coding sequence ATGACGGGGCCTGAGCCCGCGGCCCCCAAGATCACGGTGCTGGGCGCCGGTTCCTGGGGCACCACCTTCGCGAAGGTCCTCGCCGATGCGGGCAGCGACGTCACGCTGTGGGCACGCCGCGCGGAAGTCGCGGAACGGATCAACACCGAGCACCACAACCCCGGCTACGTGCCCGGCGTCGCGCTGCCCGCCGCGCTGCGGGCCACCGACGACGCCGCCGAGGCGATGCACGGCGCCGAGGCAGTGGTGCTCGCCGTGCCCAGCCAGACGTTGCGGGAGAACCTGGCGGGCTGGCAGCCGCTGCTGCCGCCGGACGCCACGCTGGTCAGCCTCGCCAAAGGCGTCGAACTCAGCACCCTCAAGCGGATGAGCGAGGTCGTCGCCGAGGTCGCAGACGTGCCGATGGACCAGGTCGCCGTGGTCTCCGGCCCGAACCTGGCCATGGAGATCGCCACCGAGCAGCCCACCGCGACCGTCGTCGCCTGCACCGACCACGACCGTGCCGTCGCGCTGCAGGCCGCGTGCTCCACCGGCTACTTCCGGCCGTACACCAACACCGACCTGGTGGGCATCGAGCTGGCCGGGGCGTGCAAGAACGTGATGGCGCTGGCGTGCGGCATGGCCGCCGGGCTCGGCTACGGGCAGAACACGATGTCCTCGCTGATCACCCGCGGGCTGGCGGAGACGACGCGGCTGGGCGCCGCGCTCGGAGCGGAGCCGATGACCTTCGCGGGGCTCGCCGGGCTGGGCGACCTGGTCGCCACCTGCACCTCGCCGTTGTCGCGGAACCGGACCTTCGGGGAACGGCTCGGGCGCGGCGAGACGCTGGCGCAGGCGCAGGACGCCACGAACGGCCAGGTCGCGGAGGGCGTGAAGTCCTGCTCGTCCATCCGGGAACTCGCCGCCCGGCACGGCGTGGAAGTGCCGATCACCGAGGTGGTGCACCAGGTGTGCCACGAGGGGCTCGGGCCGGTGCCGGGTGCGGCGATGCTGCTGGGACGGGAACCCAAACCGGAGTGA
- a CDS encoding cystathionine gamma-lyase gives MAESSVEFGDGTKCVHGGHGDPRPGAPLAPGPVFAAPYHLGGPEADFYGRAGNPSWRALETAIGELDGGECVLLPSGMAAISAVLRCVLRAGDSLLVPGDGYYATRQFVQEELAELSLRVREIPTAGPWPEDVFDGVRLVLLETPSNPGLDVCDIAELARRAHRAGALVAVDNTTATPLGQRPLELGADIALASDTKALTGHSDVLLGHVSTADGALAQRLRRARTLSGAIPGPFETWLAHRSLGTLDLRLARQASNAAELVAALLEHPAVTGLRWPGLPGDPAHRLASAQMRRWGGVFSFELADADAVAEFVHRSELVVAATSFGGLHSTVDRRAQHGDPVSPGFVRFSTGCEDASDLVTDVLAALS, from the coding sequence GTGGCGGAGAGCAGCGTCGAATTCGGAGACGGCACCAAGTGCGTGCACGGCGGTCACGGCGACCCCCGCCCGGGTGCTCCGCTGGCGCCGGGACCGGTGTTCGCCGCGCCCTACCACCTCGGCGGTCCGGAGGCGGACTTCTACGGCCGGGCCGGAAATCCTTCCTGGCGGGCGCTGGAAACGGCCATCGGCGAGCTCGACGGCGGGGAGTGCGTGCTGCTGCCCTCCGGCATGGCGGCCATCAGCGCCGTGCTGCGCTGCGTGCTCCGCGCGGGAGATTCGCTGTTGGTGCCCGGTGACGGCTACTACGCGACCCGGCAGTTCGTGCAGGAGGAACTCGCCGAACTCTCGTTGCGCGTCCGGGAGATCCCGACGGCGGGGCCGTGGCCGGAGGACGTCTTCGACGGGGTCCGGCTTGTCCTGCTCGAAACGCCGTCCAACCCGGGCCTGGACGTCTGCGACATCGCCGAACTGGCGCGGCGCGCGCACCGGGCCGGAGCGCTGGTGGCCGTGGACAACACCACCGCCACCCCGCTCGGGCAGCGGCCGCTGGAACTCGGTGCGGACATCGCGCTCGCCAGCGACACCAAGGCCCTGACCGGGCACAGCGACGTGCTGCTCGGGCACGTGTCGACGGCCGACGGCGCGCTGGCGCAGCGGCTGCGCCGGGCGCGCACCCTTTCCGGCGCCATCCCCGGGCCGTTCGAGACTTGGCTGGCGCACCGCAGCCTCGGCACCCTCGATCTGCGACTGGCGCGGCAGGCGTCGAACGCGGCCGAGCTGGTGGCGGCGTTGCTCGAGCATCCGGCGGTGACCGGCCTGCGCTGGCCGGGCCTGCCAGGGGACCCGGCGCACCGGCTCGCGAGTGCCCAGATGCGGCGCTGGGGCGGGGTGTTCAGCTTCGAGCTGGCGGACGCGGACGCGGTGGCGGAGTTCGTGCACCGCAGCGAGCTGGTCGTGGCGGCGACCAGCTTCGGCGGGCTGCACAGCACGGTGGACCGGCGGGCGCAGCACGGCGACCCGGTTTCGCCGGGATTCGTGCGGTTCTCGACCGGATGCGAGGACGCATCGGACCTGGTCACGGATGTACTCGCGGCACTGTCCTGA
- a CDS encoding cysteine dioxygenase family protein, translating to MFAVPPNTVAVDADRSLAHPVRIARELAVDRLSWAHRLRYDPQQRWAGLLERTATHEAWLLSWLPGQRTELHDHSGATGAFTVVSGNVTERVVRTAGAAPVEEWHTLETGQSRVFGPDYVHQVINDGPDPAITVHVYRPGRTQMTLYSLHPVEGLTRA from the coding sequence GTGTTCGCCGTACCCCCCAACACCGTCGCCGTCGACGCCGATCGGTCCCTCGCGCATCCCGTGCGGATCGCCCGCGAGCTCGCCGTCGACCGGCTCTCCTGGGCGCACCGCTTGCGCTACGACCCGCAGCAACGCTGGGCGGGCCTGCTCGAACGCACCGCCACGCACGAAGCCTGGCTGCTGAGCTGGCTTCCCGGCCAGCGGACCGAACTGCACGACCACAGTGGCGCCACGGGGGCTTTCACCGTGGTCTCCGGCAACGTCACCGAACGAGTCGTGCGGACCGCAGGCGCCGCGCCCGTCGAGGAATGGCACACCCTGGAGACCGGCCAATCCCGGGTCTTCGGTCCCGACTACGTACACCAGGTGATCAACGACGGCCCGGACCCGGCGATCACCGTCCACGTCTACCGCCCCGGCCGCACGCAGATGACCCTTTACTCCCTGCACCCCGTAGAGGGCCTCACCCGCGCCTGA
- a CDS encoding PLP-dependent aminotransferase family protein, with protein MPHAVPAASSPLLEPAIELRRDEDRPLAVQLADALRRAATLGQLRGGDRLPSTRALARHLAVSRTVTAAAYEQLHAEGWIVGRHGSGTYVTTAPPGSPSTATGSGAGPALRGTEATVRLMPGIPWTDGIDRAAWRRAWRAAADREPDEARRLAGVDQYREAVVEHLLRHRGMTTGGPHLGTVVATGGTTAAVTELAAAVLGRGATVAVEEPGYQRAVQTLLAAGVNVVLAPVDHAGIVVEAIPRGVRAVYCSPAHQYPIGGRLPADRRVALVERARAEGWLIVEDDYDGELRYDVAPLPVLASMAPDVVVHLGTTSKILTPTLGVGWMLGPDRVVAEVLEHRERTSTGPAPAGQRVLVEFARNGDLGRHLRRLRRELSQRRGLVVARLGEAGIEVFGDEAGAHVVLPLPSAETEQRIVDRAAEHGIMLDGLRRHHHGPQQWTGVALGYASCTRADLERSLRLVARWCDEEVAGGASACR; from the coding sequence ATGCCACATGCGGTGCCCGCGGCGAGTTCGCCGCTGCTGGAACCGGCCATCGAACTACGCCGCGACGAGGACCGGCCGCTCGCCGTGCAACTCGCCGACGCGCTCCGCCGTGCCGCCACCCTCGGTCAGCTCCGCGGCGGTGACCGGTTGCCCTCGACCAGGGCGCTGGCCCGGCACCTCGCCGTCAGCCGCACCGTCACCGCCGCCGCCTACGAGCAGCTGCACGCCGAAGGCTGGATCGTCGGCAGGCACGGATCCGGCACCTACGTCACCACCGCCCCGCCCGGATCCCCTTCCACCGCAACAGGATCCGGCGCCGGACCCGCACTTCGGGGAACCGAGGCGACGGTGCGGCTGATGCCGGGAATCCCGTGGACGGACGGCATCGACCGCGCGGCGTGGCGCCGGGCCTGGCGGGCCGCCGCCGACCGCGAACCTGACGAGGCACGGCGGCTCGCGGGCGTCGACCAGTACCGCGAGGCCGTGGTGGAACACCTGCTGCGGCATCGCGGCATGACCACCGGCGGCCCGCACCTGGGCACCGTCGTGGCCACCGGCGGAACGACGGCGGCCGTCACGGAGCTGGCCGCGGCGGTGCTCGGCCGCGGCGCCACCGTTGCCGTGGAGGAACCGGGTTACCAGCGCGCGGTGCAGACGCTGCTGGCCGCCGGGGTGAACGTGGTGCTCGCTCCCGTTGATCACGCCGGGATCGTCGTCGAGGCCATTCCCAGGGGAGTGCGGGCCGTGTACTGCTCGCCGGCGCACCAATATCCGATCGGCGGCAGGCTTCCCGCGGATCGCCGCGTCGCGCTCGTCGAACGAGCCCGCGCCGAGGGCTGGCTGATCGTGGAGGACGACTACGACGGCGAACTGCGCTACGACGTGGCGCCGTTGCCGGTGCTGGCCTCGATGGCCCCGGACGTGGTGGTGCACTTGGGCACCACCAGCAAGATCCTCACCCCGACGCTCGGCGTGGGCTGGATGCTGGGGCCGGACCGGGTCGTGGCCGAAGTGCTGGAGCACCGGGAGCGCACCAGCACCGGCCCGGCGCCCGCGGGGCAGCGGGTGCTCGTCGAGTTCGCGCGCAATGGAGATCTCGGACGGCACCTGCGCAGGCTGCGCCGGGAACTGTCGCAGCGGCGCGGCCTCGTCGTGGCACGGCTGGGCGAAGCGGGCATCGAGGTCTTCGGTGACGAAGCGGGAGCCCACGTGGTGCTGCCGCTGCCGTCCGCCGAAACGGAACAGCGGATCGTGGACCGGGCCGCGGAGCACGGCATCATGCTGGACGGGCTGCGCAGGCATCATCACGGGCCGCAGCAGTGGACCGGAGTCGCGCTCGGTTACGCATCGTGCACACGTGCTGACCTGGAGCGTTCACTGCGGCTCGTGGCTCGATGGTGCGACGAGGAGGTCGCTGGCGGCGCGTCCGCCTGCAGGTAG
- a CDS encoding D-alanine--D-alanine ligase family protein: protein MTQRKTRVAVVFGGRSTEHGVSCLSAGSVLSHLDPERFDVVPVGITQEGAWVLGTSDPAELEIRDRRAPEVAPGTAVALPGDPTRRDLILVDPGRGGEVLSEVDVVFPVLHGAFGEDGTIQGLLEMADVPYAGPGVLSSAVSMDKEYTKKLLAAEGISVGTYEVLRRDESTLDDRRRERLGLPAFVKPARAGSSLGITKITDWAQLDAAVAEARRTDPKVIIETAVVGREIECGVLEFPDGRIEASLPAELRVTGTADWYDYESKYLDDVTEFDIPAKVGDDTIDRLRDTAVTAFRALECQGLARVDFFVTEDGELIVNEVNTMPGFTSISLYPRMWAQTGVDYPALLTTLIETAQARGTGLR from the coding sequence ATGACTCAGCGCAAGACCAGGGTGGCCGTCGTCTTCGGCGGACGAAGCACCGAGCACGGCGTTTCCTGCCTGTCCGCGGGCAGCGTCCTGAGCCACCTGGATCCGGAGCGCTTCGATGTCGTTCCGGTCGGCATCACCCAGGAAGGCGCCTGGGTGCTGGGCACCTCGGACCCGGCCGAGCTGGAGATCCGCGACCGCCGCGCGCCCGAAGTCGCCCCCGGCACCGCCGTCGCGCTTCCCGGGGACCCGACGCGGCGCGACCTGATCCTGGTCGATCCCGGCCGCGGCGGCGAGGTCCTGTCCGAAGTGGACGTCGTTTTTCCGGTGCTGCACGGCGCTTTCGGCGAGGACGGCACCATTCAAGGGCTGCTGGAGATGGCCGACGTGCCCTACGCGGGGCCGGGCGTGCTCTCCAGCGCGGTGTCGATGGACAAGGAGTACACCAAGAAACTCCTCGCGGCCGAAGGCATCTCGGTCGGCACCTACGAGGTGCTCCGCCGCGACGAGTCCACTTTGGATGATCGGCGCCGGGAGCGACTCGGGCTGCCCGCCTTCGTCAAGCCGGCTCGGGCGGGTTCCTCGCTCGGCATCACCAAGATCACCGACTGGGCACAGCTGGACGCCGCCGTCGCCGAGGCCCGCCGCACCGACCCGAAGGTCATCATCGAGACCGCCGTCGTCGGTCGCGAGATCGAATGCGGCGTCCTCGAATTCCCGGACGGCCGCATCGAAGCCTCGCTGCCCGCCGAGCTCCGCGTCACCGGCACCGCCGACTGGTACGACTACGAGTCCAAATACCTCGACGACGTCACCGAATTCGACATTCCCGCGAAGGTCGGCGACGACACCATCGACCGGCTGCGCGACACCGCGGTCACCGCGTTCCGCGCACTGGAGTGCCAAGGCCTGGCGCGAGTCGACTTCTTCGTCACCGAGGACGGCGAACTCATCGTCAACGAGGTCAACACGATGCCCGGATTCACCTCGATCTCGCTGTATCCGCGGATGTGGGCGCAGACCGGCGTCGACTACCCGGCACTGCTGACCACCCTGATCGAAACGGCTCAGGCCCGCGGCACCGGCCTTCGCTGA